Proteins from one Oenanthe melanoleuca isolate GR-GAL-2019-014 chromosome 1, OMel1.0, whole genome shotgun sequence genomic window:
- the F5 gene encoding coagulation factor V, producing the protein MTLHCLQLFLLLLLGSWWPDSEQHVAGAVKVREHYIAAQITSWTYKPEPEEKSRLEHSDPVFKKISYREYEVDFKKEKPANTFSGLLGPTLRAEVGDTLVVHLKNMADKPVSIHPQGLVYSKNEEGSLYDDRTSPAEKRDDAVLPGQLYTYVWDISEEVGPREADLPCLTYAYYSHENMAMDFNSGLIGALLICKKGSLNEDGSQKHFDREYVLMFGVFDENKSWQRSASVKYTINGYTDGTLPDLEACAYDNISWHLIGMSSKPEIFSIHINGQSMEQKHRRVSAVNLVGGASSTVNMTVTEEGRWLISSLVQKHMQAGMHGYLSVRDCGDKEVKKSRLSYRERLMVKTWDYFIAAEEVTWDYAPSIPDTLDRHYKSQHLDNFSNLIGKRYKKAVFRQYTDASFTKRLEGPRPKETGILGPIIRAQINDKVKIVFKNKASRPYSIYFHGVTFAKNAEGADYPLDPTSNGTQSRGVEPGKTYTYEWKITKTDQPTAQDAQCITRLYHSAVNTERDIASGLIGPLLICKSEALTQKGVQKKADEEQQAVFAVFDENKSWYLEDNIKEYCSNPATVKRDDPKFYNSNIMHTINGYVSDSSEILGFCRDTVVQWHFSSVGTHDEIVSVRLAGHSFLYQGKYEDTLSLFPMSGESVTVEMDNGGTWLLASWGSPGRSYGMRLRFRDAKCDYEEDETFDVVDLTPVKTERKAVPTSAEVDLQENEEDKEESDYQDYLASFYSIRSSRKAAGDEEKQNLTALAWEQYEDTDAMSSEVAAGSGLTAINSSGTTNNSKFLETRITPLPPVKAETFQSNHTSITAEEDLFLTSTRDGEADLVFENRSQSNYEIAHGNMSAGEHVLSNGEHPGNVAEELPADGKDSKSFPEKHQEQSTGRGDYTSNKKRKRRSSLAIKFYAVQKMNALLNHVRNKNVSFSDKTGAPHSVHHTEDTSNEAVVGTGKLPNEYDDDLEEEEKNMENAMHTVNLTLDLDPIVGSNASSLSEPRISKDKPADVFSLEYMLDNISPNSSPALVKNLLETSLPRTGKYSSKMTSEEWNLVSAKMNLGLEASLDKSAGGKLNHHGRNGTASINREDMKKYQGFSHLMGENQKGSHMHQAQKGKEGNNNDTLTSSGTFIKIRRRKKEDAKITYLLSPRSRNPKKLSSSVALFPGGTNHTADATKAASESPRVGVSRARHGGSLNGSLTPRQFRPSITIGLPRADGDYEYVIGESYSDESSGGEYEYHYVSFDDPYMTDPKVNISRQRNPDGIAEHYLRSRGNERRYYIAAKEVCWNYAGYKKSTMRNDKTCKDGSRRKVVFQSYTDSTFSTLQDEDEYTEHLGILGPVIRAEVDDVILVHFKNLASRPYSLHAHGVLYEKSSEGSVYDDESTAWFKEDDEVQPNNSYIYVWYASRRSGPEQSGAACRSWIYYSDLNLEKDIQSGLIGPILICEKGAFNKSDSSRIYTRDFFLLFMVFDEEKSWYFDKHSGRPCNEKTQEMQHCHKFYAINGITYNLQGLRMYEGETVRWHLLNMGGPKDIHVVHFHGQTFIEQGQPEHQLGAYTLLPGSFRTIEMKPQRPGWWLLDTEVGEYQQAGMQASYLVIEKECRIPMGLASGVILDSQIDASHHIDYWEPKLARLNNYGTYNAWSATMEEELPWIQVDFRRQVLLTGIQTQGAKQFFKSLYIQKYFLVYSKDKRTWNTFKGDSSPTGKIFEGNSNAYDIKENIIDPPIVARYIRLYPTEVYNRPTLRMELLGCEVDGCSLPLGMESGEIKNTQITASSTMTSWFNKWDASLARLNQIGKMNAWRAKSNNNQQWLQIDLLTVKKITAIATQGVTSMSAENFVKTYVLLYSNEGSEWKTYTEGSSSVPKVFLGNANSNGHVKNFFNPPILSRFIRIVPKTWYRGIALRVELYGCDFGVGLAVKRTDESGSS; encoded by the exons ATGACACTGCACTGCTTGCAGCTTTTTCTCTTACTTCTGCTTGGTTCATGGTGGCCAGACTCGGAGCAGCATGTGGCGGGAGCTGTGAAGGTCAGGGAGCACTATATAGCTGCACAGATCACTAGCTGGACCTACAAACCGGAACCTGAGGAAAAGTCCAG ATTGGAACATTCAGATCCtgtatttaagaaaatttcTTACAGAGAATATGAagtggattttaaaaaagaaaaaccagcaaatacattttcag GACTTCTGGGACCAACCCTGCGTGCTGAAGTGGGAGATACTTTAGTGGTTCACCTTAAAAATATGGCTGACAAGCCAGTCAGTATTCATCCTCAGGGTCTAGTTTACAGCAAAAATGAAGAAG GCTCCCTGTATGATGACAGAACATCACCTGCAGAAAAACGAGATGATGCTGTACTTCCAGGCCAGCTTTACACATATGTGTGGGATATATCAGAAGAAGTTGGTCCAAGAGAAGCTGACCTTCCTTGTCTTACTTATGCTTACTATTCTCATGAGAACATGGCAATGGATTTTAACTCTGGTCTGATTGGAGCATTGCTGATCTGTAAAAAAG GAAGTCTAAATGAGGATGGgtcacagaaacattttgacAGGGAATATGTGCTTATGTTTGGTGTGTTTGATGAAAACAAGAGTTGGCAAAGATCAGCATCAGTCAAGTATACAATTAATGGCTATACTGATGGAACGTTACCAG ATTTAGAGGCTTGTGCATATGACAACATTAGCTGGCACTTGATAGGAATGAGTTCTAAGCCAGAAATCTTCTCCATTCATATCAATGGCCAGTCCATGGAGCAAAAACATCGCCGAGTTTCTGCTGTTAACTTGGTGGGAGGAGCCTCAAGCACCGTAAACATGACAGTGACTGAGGAGGGAAGGTGGCTCATATCTTCTCTTGTCCAAAAGCACATGCAAG CTGGAATGCATGGTTACCTGAGTGTAAGGGACTGTGGGGACAAAGAGGTGAAGAAGAGTCGTCTCTCCTACAGAGAACGTCTTATGGTCAAAACCTGGGACTATTTCATTGCTGCAGAAGAAGTTACCTGGGATTATGCCCCAAGTATTCCAGACACCCTTGATAG GCACTATAAATCACAACACTTGGACAACTTCTCCAATCTCATAGGTAAAAGGTATAAAAAGGCTGTTTTTAGGCAATATACTGATGCCAGCTTTACTAAACGTCTGGAAGGTCCTCGTCCCAAGGAAACTGGAATCTTGGGCCCTATTATCAGAGCTCAAATCAATGATAAAGTCAAA ATTGTATTCAAAAATAAGGCCAGTCGACCCTACAGCATTTATTTCCATGGAGTGACATTTGCAAAGAATGCAGAAGGAGCTGATTATCCTCTGGATCCCACAA gCAATGGCACCCAGAGTAGAGGAGTTGAACCAGGGAAAACATATACATATGAGTGGAAAATTACTAAAACAGACCAACCCACTGCACAGGATGCACAATGTATTACAAGGTTGTATCACAGTGCTGTAAATACTGAGAGAGATATAGCCTCTGGACTGATTGGCCCACTTCTGATCTGTAAAAGTGAAGCCCTGACGCAAAAGGGTGTGCAG aaaaaggCAGACGAGGAGCAACAGGCAGTGTTTGCTGTGTTCGATGAAAATAAGAGCTGGTACCTAGAGGATAACATCAAGGAGTACTGCAGCAACCCAGCCACTGTTAAAAGGGATGATCCCAAGTTCTATAACTCAAACATAATGCACA CAATAAATGGCTATGTGTCTGACAGCAGTGAAATCCTTGGATTTTGTCGGGATACTGTGGTTCAGTGGCACTTTTCCAGTGTCGGTACTCATGATGAGATTGTCTCTGTCCGCCTTGCTGGGCACTCTTTTCTGTACCAAGGGAAATACGAGGATACATTGAGCCTTTTCCCAATGAGCGGAGAATCGGTCACGGTGGAAATGGACAATGGTG GTACTTGGCTTTTGGCATCCTGGGGCTCTCCTGGAAGGAGTTATGGCATGAGGCTGAGATTCAGGGATGCTAAATGTGACTATGAGGAAGATGAAACATTTGATGTTGTGGATTTAACTCCTGTCAAGACTGAAAGAAAGGCTGTTCCCACCTCAGCTGAGGTAGATTTGCAAGAAAATGAGGAAGACAAGGAGGAATCGGATTATCAGGATTACCTGGCTTCTTTTTACTCCATTCGAAGCTCAAGAAAGGCAGCAGgtgatgaagaaaaacaaaatcttacAGCACTGGCCTGGGAGCAGTATGAAGACACTGATGCTATGAGTTCTGAAGTGGCAGCTGGCTCAGGTCTGACAGCTATAAATAGTAGTGGAACAACAAACAACTCTAAGTTCTTAGAAACTCGTATCACTCCTCTTCCCCCAGTCAAGGCCGAAACATTCCAGTCAAATCACACATCAATCACAGCAgaagaggatttatttttaacttcaaCACGTGATGGAGAAGCTGACTTGGTATTTGAGAATAGAAGCCAAAGCAACTATGAAATAGCTCATGGTAACATGTCTGCAGGTGAACACGTGCTGAGCAACGGGGAGCACCCAGGGAATGTTGCAGAAGAGCTTCCAGCTGATGGAAAGGACAGTAAGtcttttccagaaaaacatCAAGAGCAAAGCACAGGAAGAGGAGATTATACCTCtaacaagaaaaggaaaaggcgAAGCTCACTGGCCATTAAGTTTTACGCTGTCCAAAAGATGAATGCCCTTCTAAATCATGTCCGAAATAAAAATGTCTCATTTTCTGACAAGACTGGTGCACCTCATTCTGTGCATCATACAGAGGACACATCCAATGAAGCCGTGGTGGGAACTGGCAAGCTGCCAAATGAATATGATGATGAtctggaagaggaggaaaagaacatggaaaatGCCATGCACACAGTTAACTTGACACTGGATTTGGACCCCATAGTAGGGTCTAATGCATCCAGCCTTTCTGAACCCAGGATATCCAAAGATAAGCCAgcagatgttttttctttagagTATATGTTAGACAATATAAGCCCtaattccagccctgctctaGTGAAGAACTTACTAGAAACATCATTGCCTAGGACTGGGAAATATTCATCTAAAATGACTAGTGAAGAATGGAATTTGGTGTCTGCAAAGATGAATCTGGGATTAGAGGCAAGCTTAGATAAATCTGCTGGTGGGAAGTTAAATCATCATGGCAGAAATGGTACAGCATCCATAAATAGGGAGGATATGAAGAAGTATCAAGGGTTCTCACATCTAATGGGGGAAAACCAGAAAGGGAGCCACATGCACCAAgctcagaaaggaaaggagggaaacaACAATGATACCTTGACTTCATCTGGAACCTTCATCAAAATTcgaaggagaaagaaagaagatgcAAAAATTACCTACTTGCTGAGCCCAAGGAGTAGAAACCCCAAAAAGCTCAGTAGTTCTGTGGCATTGTTTCCAGGTGGGACCAACCACACAGCAGATGCCACCAAGGCAGCCAGTGAGAGCCCGAGGGTGGgtgtgagcagagccaggcacgGAGGGTCGCTGAATGGCAGCCTCACCCCGCGGCAGTTCCGGCCATCCATCACCATCGGCCTTCCCCGAGCTGATGGGGACTACGAGTATGTGATAGGAGAGTCCTACAGCGACGAAAGCTCGGGTGGGGAGTACGAGTACCATTACGTGAGCTTTGATGACCCCTACATGACAGACCCCAAGGTGAACATCAGCAGGCAGCGGAACCCTGATGGCATTGCTGAGCACTACCTGCGCAGCAGAGGCAATGAGAGGAGATACTACATTGCAGCTAAAGAGGTCTGCTGGAACTATGCAGGATATAAGAAAAG TACAATGAGGAATGACAAAACCTGTAAAGATGGCAGCAGACGTAAGGTGGTTTTCCAGAGCTATACAGACAGCACCTTTTCGACTCTTCAGGATGAAGATGAATATACAGAACACCTTGGCATCCTGGGACCAGTTATTCGGGCTGAAGTGGACGATGTTATCCTA gtTCATTTTAAGAATCTGGCATCCAGACCATATTCCCTCCATGCTCATGGAGTCCTCTATGAAAAGTCCTCTGAGGGAAGTGTTTATGATGATGAATCTACTGCTTGGTTTAAGGAAGATGATGAAGTTCAGCCAAATAACAGCTACATATATGTATGGTATGCAAGCAGGCGATCAGGCCCAGAGCAGTCAGGAGCAGCTTGTCGGTCCTGGATCTACTACTCTGATTTAAACCTG GAGAAAGACATTCAATCTGGTTTGATTGGGCCAATACTGATCTGTGAGAAAGGAGCCTTCAACAAATCAGACAGCAGCAGGATATATACCCGAgactttttcttgctttttatgGTCTTTGATGAAGAGAAAAGCTGGTACTTTGACAAACATTCTGGAAGGCCTTGTAATGAGAAGACACAAGAAATGCAACACTGCCACAAATTCTATG CCATTAATGGGATTACCTACAATTTGCAAGGCTTAAGGATGTATGAAGGTGAAACAGTCCGATGGCACTTGCTGAATATGGGTGGGCCAAAAGACATTCATGTTGTTCATTTTCATGGACAGACTTTCATAGAACAAGGACAGCCAGAGCATCAGCTTGGAGCATACACTCTCCTCCCAG gcTCATTTAGAACAATTGAAATGAAACCACAGAGACCTGGCTGGTGGCTTTTAGACACTGAAGTGGGGGAATACCAGCAAGCAGGAATGCAGGCATCCTATTTGGTTATAGAGAAAG AGTGCAGGATTCCAATGGGCCTGGCAAGCGGAGTTATACTCGATTCACAGATCGATGCTTCACATCACATAG ACTATTGGGAACCTAAATTAGCCCGATTAAATAATTATGGAACGTACAATGCCTGGAGTGCTACAATGGAGGAAGAGCTCCCTTGGATCCAG GTGGACTTTCGAAGACAAGTTTTGCTTACTGGGATACAAACACAGGGAGCCAAGCAGTTCTTTAAGTCCTTGTACATCCAGAAGTATTTTCTTGTTTACAGCAAAGACAAACGGACATGGAACACCTTCAAAGGAGACAGCTCACCAACAGGAAAG atTTTCGAAGGTAATTCCAATGCGTATGACATAAAAGAGAACATCATTGATCCGCCCATTGTTGCTAGGTACATCAGACTCTACCCCACTGAGGTCTACAACAGGCCTACTCTTCGCATGGAGCTTCTGGGCTGTGAAGTAGATG GTTGCTCTTTGCCACTTGGAATGGAAAGTGGAGAGATCAAGAATACCCAGATAACAGCCTCATCTACTATGACATCCTGGTTTAACAAATGGGATGCTTCACTTGCCCGTCTCAATCAGATTGGAAAGATGAATGCCTGGCGAGCCAAG TCGAACAACAACCAACAGTGGCTGCAAATTGATCTCCTCACAGTTAAGAAGATCACTGCTATTGCTACGCAGGGGGTCACATCCATGTCAGCTGAAAACTTTGTGAAAACTTATGTTCTTCTGTACAGCAACGAAGGCTCTGAGTGGAAAACCTACACAGAGGGTTCAAGCTCAGTTCCAAAG GTTTTCTTGGGTAATGCAAACAGCAATGGGCACGTCAAGAATTTTTTTAACCCACCCATCCTGTCCAGGTTCATCCGCATTGTTCCAAAAACATGGTACCGTGGGATTGCCCTTCGGGTAGAACTCTATGGCTGTGATTTTGGTGTGGGTCTGGCTGTGAAAAGGACTGACGAGTCTGGGAGCTCTTAA